Proteins encoded within one genomic window of Amycolatopsis sp. 2-15:
- a CDS encoding ATP-binding cassette domain-containing protein — MSEILLDAVDLTKHYGSVEALRGASFQARAGEVTALIGDNGAGKSTLVKCLSGAEQPTSGRILLDGSEVRLDSPVTARRLGIETVYQDLAVAPELDPAANLFLGREIHRKGFLGKLGMLDKAEMRRQAVAEFQRLGVTLQSTDVPIGSLSGGQRQSVAVARSVVWASKVVFMDEPTAALGVVQRERVLDVIKKVRDKGIAVVLISHNMPEVLSVSDRIEVLRLGKRVARFVGRDTKLEDLVAAMTGALVQEEAA, encoded by the coding sequence ATGAGCGAGATCCTGCTGGACGCGGTGGACCTCACGAAGCACTACGGCTCGGTGGAAGCCCTTCGCGGCGCTTCCTTCCAGGCCCGCGCGGGTGAGGTCACGGCCCTGATCGGCGACAACGGTGCCGGCAAGTCGACGCTCGTGAAGTGCCTTTCCGGCGCCGAGCAGCCGACGTCCGGCAGGATCCTGCTCGACGGCTCCGAAGTGCGGCTCGACTCCCCCGTGACCGCGCGGCGGCTCGGGATCGAGACGGTGTACCAGGACCTCGCCGTCGCACCGGAGCTCGACCCGGCGGCGAACCTGTTCCTGGGCCGGGAGATCCACCGCAAGGGTTTCCTCGGCAAACTGGGCATGCTCGACAAGGCGGAGATGCGCCGCCAGGCCGTGGCGGAGTTCCAGCGGCTCGGTGTGACGCTGCAGAGCACCGACGTGCCCATCGGCTCGCTTTCGGGCGGGCAGCGCCAGAGCGTGGCCGTGGCGCGGTCGGTGGTGTGGGCGTCGAAGGTCGTGTTCATGGACGAGCCGACGGCGGCGCTGGGTGTGGTGCAGCGCGAACGCGTGCTCGACGTGATCAAGAAGGTGCGGGACAAGGGCATCGCCGTGGTGCTGATCAGCCACAACATGCCCGAGGTGCTGTCGGTGTCCGACCGCATCGAGGTGCTGCGGCTCGGCAAGCGCGTAGCTCGGTTCGTCGGCAGGGACACGAAGCTCGAAGACCTCGTGGCGGCCATGACCGGCGCCCTCGTTCAGGAGGAGGCGGCATGA
- a CDS encoding ABC transporter permease has translation MSTPTKDIQTTVDGGFGKVPLGKRLVGANTFWIALVLLALIIVFTALAPAEFATLFTLQTTLIETSVLLVLSVGMTFVIITSGIDLSVGSVLIFSGMVAGKTMEALSGGNATNAGWGVIIVGLVAAVIAGTIWGLINGWLIAVADIPPLIVTLGTLGAALGAALLLGSGSDVRSVPTALNKTLGYGTSFGGIPNLVLVAAVITLIGAWLLHTTKFGRYTFAIGSNAEAARRSGIGVTAHLLKVYTLTGFLAGVAGFLSLAYYSSTTVASHSTDNLNAIAATVMGGTSLFGGVGTVLGTVIGVFIPAVLKKGFNIIHVQDFWQMIAVGAVLIAAVWFDQRRRKHRNSR, from the coding sequence ATGAGCACGCCCACGAAGGACATCCAGACCACTGTGGACGGTGGGTTCGGCAAGGTGCCGCTGGGCAAGCGGCTGGTGGGCGCCAACACGTTCTGGATCGCGCTGGTGCTGCTGGCGTTGATCATCGTGTTCACGGCGCTCGCGCCGGCCGAGTTCGCGACGCTGTTCACGCTCCAGACGACGCTGATCGAGACTTCGGTGCTGCTGGTGCTCTCGGTGGGCATGACGTTCGTGATCATCACCTCCGGCATCGACCTGTCCGTCGGGTCCGTGCTGATCTTCTCCGGCATGGTCGCCGGCAAGACGATGGAAGCGCTCAGCGGTGGCAACGCGACGAACGCGGGCTGGGGCGTGATCATCGTCGGGCTGGTCGCGGCGGTGATCGCGGGCACGATCTGGGGCTTGATCAACGGCTGGCTCATCGCCGTGGCGGACATCCCGCCGCTGATCGTCACGCTCGGCACCTTGGGCGCGGCGCTCGGCGCGGCGTTGCTGCTCGGCAGCGGCTCGGACGTGCGCAGTGTGCCGACCGCGCTGAACAAGACCCTGGGCTACGGCACGTCGTTCGGCGGGATCCCGAACCTCGTGCTGGTGGCGGCGGTGATCACGCTGATCGGCGCGTGGCTGCTGCACACCACGAAGTTCGGCCGCTACACCTTCGCGATCGGCTCCAACGCCGAAGCCGCGCGGCGCTCGGGGATCGGCGTGACCGCTCACCTGCTCAAGGTGTACACGCTGACCGGGTTCCTGGCCGGGGTGGCCGGTTTCCTCTCGCTGGCCTACTACTCGTCGACCACGGTCGCGTCGCACTCCACGGACAACCTGAACGCCATCGCCGCCACGGTGATGGGCGGTACGAGCCTCTTCGGCGGTGTCGGAACGGTGCTGGGCACGGTGATCGGCGTGTTCATCCCGGCCGTGCTGAAGAAGGGCTTCAACATCATTCACGTGCAGGACTTCTGGCAGATGATCGCGGTCGGCGCGGTGCTGATCGCGGCCGTCTGGTTCGACCAGCGACGCCGGAAGCACCGCAATTCCCGCTGA
- a CDS encoding ABC transporter substrate-binding protein, which yields MKLTKTLIAAGTLASAASLVAACGSGQVGQSGSGDTSNNTITSKKLTLVPGVQAEPFYISMQCGAQDEAKKLGYELTTQAPQKFDAAMQTTIVNALGSNPPAALLIAPTDDQAMLAPIQQVKNRGTKIVEVDTSLQDKSVAASSISSDNTAGGKLAAQTMAKLAGDKPGSVLILDTIAGTSTTAARAKGFEDELKNHPNLKSAGIQFTQNEPDQAASKVTAALASTPDLIGIFATNLNTGEGAATGLRNAGKIGQVNLVGFDASPSEVDGLKKGEYQALIAQDPAAIGTQGVQQAVAALEGKPVTRNLTADLHSITKDDMDANSKYFYKQNC from the coding sequence ATGAAACTGACCAAGACCCTGATCGCGGCCGGCACGCTGGCGTCGGCTGCTTCGCTGGTGGCGGCGTGCGGCTCCGGACAGGTGGGCCAGAGCGGCTCGGGCGACACGTCGAACAACACCATCACCAGCAAGAAGCTCACACTGGTGCCGGGCGTGCAGGCGGAGCCGTTCTACATCTCGATGCAGTGCGGCGCGCAGGACGAGGCCAAGAAGCTCGGCTACGAGCTCACCACGCAGGCGCCGCAGAAGTTCGACGCCGCCATGCAGACCACGATCGTCAACGCGCTGGGTTCGAACCCGCCGGCCGCCCTGCTCATCGCGCCCACCGACGACCAGGCGATGCTCGCGCCGATCCAGCAGGTGAAGAACCGCGGCACGAAGATCGTCGAGGTCGACACGTCGCTGCAGGACAAGAGCGTGGCCGCGTCGTCGATCTCGTCGGACAACACGGCGGGCGGCAAGCTCGCCGCGCAGACCATGGCGAAGCTCGCGGGCGACAAGCCGGGTTCGGTGCTGATCCTCGACACGATCGCGGGTACGTCGACCACGGCGGCGCGCGCGAAGGGCTTCGAGGACGAGCTGAAGAACCACCCGAACCTCAAGTCGGCCGGCATCCAGTTCACGCAGAACGAGCCGGACCAGGCGGCGTCCAAGGTGACGGCGGCGCTGGCCTCGACGCCGGACCTCATCGGCATCTTCGCCACCAACCTCAACACCGGCGAGGGCGCGGCGACCGGCCTGCGCAACGCGGGCAAGATCGGCCAGGTCAACCTCGTCGGCTTCGACGCCAGCCCGTCCGAAGTGGACGGCTTGAAGAAGGGCGAGTACCAGGCGCTCATCGCCCAGGACCCGGCCGCGATCGGCACCCAGGGCGTGCAGCAGGCCGTGGCGGCGCTGGAAGGCAAGCCCGTGACGCGCAATCTGACCGCGGATCTGCACTCGATCACCAAGGACGACATGGACGCGAACTCGAAGTACTTCTACAAGCAGAACTGCTGA